A single genomic interval of Flavobacterium sp. N2820 harbors:
- the gltX gene encoding glutamate--tRNA ligase gives MSVRVRFAPSPTGPLHIGGVRTALFNYLFAKKHGGTFYLRIEDTDQTRFVPGAEAYIFEALEWLGIAPEETVGKNEKFGPYRQSERKAMYQQYADQLINSGWAYYAFDTADSLDLMRKEAEANGNTFIYNHSVREQLDNSLTVSREKVAERIANGEHYVIRFKTPVNEILELKDIIRGDIKFDTNLLDDKVLFKSDGMPTYHLANIVDDHLMETSHVIRGEEWLPSMPLHVLLYKAFGWNAPEFAHLPLILKPIGNGKLSKRDGDKMGFPVFPLEWKTDEGVSSGYRENGFFPEAVINFLALLGWNDGTEQEIFSLEELVEKFDLNRIHKAGAKFDPEKNKWFNHQYLQKQSDASLAESFKTILDKKGISTSLDLTKVVSLIKERAHFVNEFWDLADYFFEAPTTYDEKAAKNWKEETPGLMHQVISELNKIEDFTSVTIETLLKEWMTANEIGMGKVMQPLRLSLVGALKGPHLFDIIEMIGKEETVKRIEKAIASL, from the coding sequence ATGTCAGTAAGAGTAAGATTTGCACCAAGTCCAACAGGACCTTTGCATATTGGTGGTGTTCGTACCGCTTTATTCAATTATTTATTTGCCAAAAAACATGGTGGTACTTTCTATTTACGTATTGAAGATACCGATCAAACCCGTTTTGTTCCAGGAGCAGAAGCCTATATTTTTGAAGCTTTAGAATGGTTAGGAATTGCACCAGAAGAAACCGTAGGGAAAAACGAAAAATTTGGACCTTATCGTCAAAGCGAACGTAAAGCGATGTACCAACAATATGCGGACCAATTGATTAATTCAGGTTGGGCGTATTATGCTTTTGATACGGCAGATAGTTTAGATCTAATGCGAAAAGAAGCAGAAGCAAATGGAAACACGTTTATTTACAATCATTCGGTTAGAGAACAATTGGATAACTCGTTGACGGTTTCACGTGAAAAAGTGGCGGAACGAATTGCAAATGGAGAACACTATGTCATCCGTTTTAAAACACCTGTGAATGAAATTTTAGAATTAAAAGACATCATTCGTGGCGATATTAAATTTGATACGAATTTATTAGACGATAAAGTATTATTCAAATCGGATGGAATGCCAACCTATCATTTAGCAAATATTGTGGATGACCATTTAATGGAAACTTCGCATGTGATTCGTGGTGAAGAATGGTTGCCATCGATGCCATTGCATGTTTTATTATACAAAGCTTTTGGTTGGAACGCACCAGAATTTGCACATTTACCATTGATTTTAAAACCAATTGGAAACGGAAAATTATCAAAACGTGATGGCGATAAAATGGGATTCCCAGTATTTCCTTTAGAATGGAAAACGGATGAAGGTGTTTCATCAGGTTATAGAGAAAACGGATTTTTCCCTGAAGCGGTGATCAACTTTTTAGCTTTATTAGGTTGGAATGACGGTACCGAACAAGAGATTTTCTCCTTAGAAGAATTGGTAGAAAAATTTGATTTGAACCGAATTCACAAAGCAGGAGCGAAGTTTGACCCTGAGAAAAACAAATGGTTCAATCATCAGTATTTACAAAAGCAAAGTGATGCGAGTTTAGCAGAAAGCTTTAAAACTATTTTAGATAAAAAAGGAATCTCAACTTCTCTTGATTTAACAAAAGTTGTTTCTTTAATAAAAGAAAGAGCGCATTTTGTAAATGAATTTTGGGATTTAGCCGATTATTTCTTTGAAGCGCCAACAACTTACGACGAAAAAGCAGCTAAAAACTGGAAAGAGGAAACACCAGGTTTAATGCATCAAGTAATTTCGGAATTAAACAAGATTGAAGATTTTACTTCAGTTACTATCGAAACGTTGTTAAAAGAATGGATGACAGCTAACGAAATTGGAATGGGGAAAGTAATGCAACCGTTACGATTGAGTTTAGTAGGCGCACTAAAAGGCCCACATTTATTCGACATTATCGAAATGATAGGAAAAGAAGAAACAGTAAAAAGAATAGAAAAAGCGATTGCTAGTTTATAA